A region of uncultured Carboxylicivirga sp. DNA encodes the following proteins:
- a CDS encoding glycosyl hydrolase 108 family protein, producing MKTFDELFDGVIKHEGYYANVTGDRGGETYMGVARNLHPKWLGWYIVDAYKQKVGEIDHNEEIHNSELTQLVKDFYKKVFYDKYNIERINNGSLQEIIFDWCVNSGSWGSRGVQRVLNQSFSTDLKMDGIIGNNTISAINGCNAQSLFDAIKMARIRYYYSIAKRGENYKFLKGWLKRVGSIEFED from the coding sequence ATGAAAACATTTGACGAACTCTTTGATGGTGTAATTAAGCACGAAGGCTACTATGCCAATGTTACTGGTGACCGTGGTGGAGAAACCTATATGGGAGTAGCCCGAAACTTGCATCCAAAATGGTTAGGGTGGTATATCGTTGATGCTTACAAGCAAAAAGTTGGAGAAATTGACCATAACGAAGAAATTCATAATTCTGAATTGACCCAATTAGTAAAAGACTTCTATAAAAAGGTATTCTACGATAAATACAATATCGAGCGCATTAACAATGGCTCCTTACAAGAAATCATCTTTGATTGGTGCGTAAATAGTGGTAGTTGGGGTAGTCGTGGTGTTCAGCGTGTGTTAAATCAGTCATTTTCTACTGACTTAAAAATGGATGGAATAATTGGGAACAATACTATCTCAGCTATCAACGGATGCAATGCCCAATCCTTATTTGATGCTATTAAAATGGCTCGAATAAGGTATTATTATTCCATTGCTAAACGAGGCGAGAATTATAAGTTTTTAAAGGGGTGGTTGAAGAGAGTTGGCTCAATTGAATTTGAAGATTAG
- a CDS encoding Fur family transcriptional regulator: MENEIDKKLEQKNIRPTAMRELVLQVLSEQKTAISLPELERKFEKADKATLYRTLKTFEENKLIHSIDDGSGSVKYALCQDSCECHPEDLHVHFLCTKCKQTYCLNDIPVPLLKLPTSFTLESVNMVVKGVCSNCKK; the protein is encoded by the coding sequence ATGGAAAACGAAATAGATAAAAAATTAGAACAAAAAAACATTAGACCAACTGCCATGCGTGAGTTGGTTTTACAGGTTTTAAGCGAACAAAAAACGGCTATAAGTTTACCCGAACTTGAAAGGAAATTTGAAAAAGCAGACAAAGCAACTTTGTATCGCACACTTAAAACTTTTGAAGAAAACAAACTTATTCACAGCATTGATGATGGCTCTGGTTCTGTTAAGTATGCTTTGTGTCAGGATTCATGCGAATGCCATCCAGAAGACTTACATGTTCATTTTTTATGTACTAAATGCAAACAGACCTATTGTCTTAACGATATACCTGTTCCTCTATTAAAACTGCCTACTAGCTTTACTTTAGAAAGTGTAAATATGGTGGTGAAAGGTGTATGTTCAAATTGTAAAAAATAA